GGAGGCAGGGGTGTGTGCAGACCCACCCGCTGCTTCATCCGGCCACTGGGCTCTGCGCTTTCCGGATTTGAAAGCATCCTGTAGTTCTTCCCACTAGCTCTGGCTCTTGCCCGGCTCTGCCCAGCTCCCATTGCCTGAGCAGGCCTCGAATAGGCCTCCAGGGACTCCAGTCATCCCTTGGCACTTCTGTGTCACCCCCAGGCAGCTGCTCCCTGGTGCCCGCCGGCTTCTGAGTTCTCTGGAATCTCGCGTCTGTCCCATGGAGCAAATAGGGCAGGGGCCAGAAGACAAGGTTTCCTCTGTACCCACTGTTTCCCAGGTCGCTAAGAATTAACGGCACCAACAGGGCAATGGCAAAGGTCCCGACCTCCTGTTGTGGGTTAAACGGTGATCCCCGAGCCCAAAAGACATGAGTGCTGGCATCTGTGAAGGGGGCCTTGTTTGGAAAGGGGAACTTTGCAGATAAAGATCCTGGGACAAAATCATCCCGAAGTACTCAGGCAGGCCCTAAATCCGACGGGGTCCTTATAAGAAgcagaaacaggctgggcgcggtgcctcacgcctgtaatcccagcactttgggaagctgaggcaggtggatcacgaggtcaggagttcaagaccagcttagccaatatggtgaaaccctgtctctactaaaaatataaaaattagctgggcatggtggtgggcgactgcagtcccagctactctggaggctgagacagaagaatcgcttgaacccgggaggtggtggttgtagtgagccgagatcgtgccactgcactccagcctgggcaacagaacgagactcggtctcagaaaaaaaaaaaagaagaagaagaagaagaagaagcggagacacagacagaagaggagacaggAAAAAAGGCCGTGTGAAGGCTTACGCGGGGATGGGGGTGATGTTACCACCAGCCCAGGAACACTGAGCACTGGCGCAgcccccagaagctggaagaggaaagGCAGAGTGTCCCCTACACCTTCAGGGGAGCGTgaccctgctgacatcttgatttcaaacttctggcctcagaactgtgagaggacAAATTTTGGTTGCTGTAAGCCATCCGGTTCACGGGGCTTTTTCGGACAACCACAAAAACTCACATACCTCAAGTTCTCCATCTGCATACGCTAGGGAACTCCAAACCCCCAATCCGACCCAGGTCCTGTGGCTGGAAGAATCCAAAGTCCTCACCCAACCTCTGGGGCGCCCTAAGGCCCCCGCCCAGGAGCAGTTCCATATCAGGGCAGTCCCGGAGTGGGTCCTGATGCCACCcacaggccccacctctcaatgtGGGCTCTGCCGGCTGCAGCACAGGGCCTGCCACACTGGGACCCTCACCCACACCCTGCTGTGATCTGACTGAGAGGGCGCTGGCCCAGGTGGGGGACCCAGGCCGTGGCACCCCTCTCAGTGCCCCATTCTGCAAGCCCACCTTGGTCCATGCGGCCGATGGTGGTGTACTGAGCGGCAAGGTCGGCTCGGGCTGCCGGGGTGTCGGGGACGAAGTAAGGCACCTGGGGCAGGCGGTGGGGAGCCAGGCTTAGAACAGATGGACGAGGGGAGCAGCGTCCAGCCTTCTCCCTGGGGCCTCCTACAAATGGATGAGCCCAGAACAGCCTCACTCTGGACCACCCCGTCTCTCTACGGTTCTCTCTGTGGTCCCAAGGATGGGAACCTGAATCCAGTTTGGTCAGCGCATCTTTCTTCATCATCTAGGGCCAAGGCTGCAAGCTCGCAGGAGGCCCAGGTCCCTGACCCAGGGCTGACGGGCATCCTGAAACGCGAGAGGGGCCCTCCTACCAGCACGTCCAGTGGGTCATAGGCCTGGGGGGTCCAGTCTGGGATACGACCCATGCCGCTCTCTCCGTTGCCAAACTTCTCACAGAAGGTTCCGTACTGGGGCTGGGAGTGCCCGCAGCGGTGGGGGTCGTGGAAGGCGACGTAGAGGAAGAAAGGCCTGCACGGGAGGAGGCCCATTGCCAAGGCTGCGGGGCCAATGCCGCCTGGCACAGGAAGCCCCTcggctctgcctcctcctctgtaTCTGGAAGTCAACCTGTAACCCTCaccgcctcagtttccccaggtcTCTTCTCCCTCTGACCAGGCTAATTCGAGTACCTGGAACCTTCTCCCCGCCCCCATTCCAGCCACGTGGGGGCCCATGCATCCCGCCTGAAGGCTCCAGGCTGTGCTCTGGGACCAGCCGCCagggggaaggggcaggggcCCCGACTCCTACCGGTCGTCCTGAGTCTGCAGGAATTTCCGGACGAGCAGCTTAATTCTGGTGATGTTCCGTCCCACCTGGAGGACGGAGCCGTTCTCCTCCGTGTAAGCAAAGTCAAACGGGTACACGGCCTCTGGCCCCACGTGCTTCTTCCCGATGATGCCTGGATGGGAAGACAGGCCTGTCCAGAGTCCCTTCTGCCTCCCAACCCCCTCTGCTCCCTTCTCCGCCCCCCTCAGCCCTATGCGCACTGTGGGTTCTCGTGGACTCACAGCCCAGCCAGGAGACCCAGGCCCAGGTCTTTTGGGACAAGAGCTAAGGGCAGGCCACAGGGGCTGAGGGTGCGTGGGGACAAGGTGCcaaacctcctgggctctggcCTGGCCTCGGTGCCTCACCCCACGCCCTGTCCTTGGCACAGGGTCCTCACCTGTGCGCACGCCAGCTTGGCTGAGCAGCAGTGGCAGGCTCCGCACCTTGTCGAAGGAGTTGAAGTGGTGCACATCCTGGTGCAGCCCGTACATCCCATTCTGATGCTGCCAGCAAAGGTGCATGAGATCCAGGGCCCCCAGGCAGCCAGGGCCCGCCTGCTGCACCTGTTCTCCCACGGTCCTCCCATCCCCAGGGGCCTTCTCGGGGCCCTGATTTAGACTTCGAGTGGCCAGCACCCAGAGAgactgcctccacctcccactcccTGCCCAAGAGGCCCTGGGTCCCTCTTGTGAAAGGAGGACTTCGCAAGAAAGAAGGGGACCTGGAGGGCGTGCACTGGCACGAGGGCGGCCTTGATGTTCCTTCTGCATGTCTGTACTTTTGAACTTTTCTATTATAATCACACGTTACAGAATGAAAAAGACAGGGCCAGGCCTTGTTTTATTacctagttatttttatattgtaaaagatattgtacatttaaaaaactcagactgccggccaggcacagtggctcacgcctgtaatcccagcactttgggaggctgaggcgggtggatcacgaggtcaggagatcgagaccagcccggccaacatgatgaaaccttgtctctactaaaaatacaaaaattagctgggtgtggtggtgggcacctgtagtcccagctactcgggaggctgaggcaggagaatggcttgaacctgggaggtggaggatgcagtgagctgagatggcaccagtgcactccagcctgggcaacagagtgagactccatctcaaaaaacaaacaaacagacaaacaaacaaacaaaaaaacagtaagtgTCCTCAAACACccgtgttcacagcagctttattcacaacagccaaaggGTAGCAGCAACCCAAGGGCCCACTGACGGATAAATGGAGAAGCAAAATGCGGGGTCCATCCATCCACTGGAATATGATTCAGCCCTAAAGAGGAGGGAAGTTCTGACTCGTGCTACAGCATGGTTAACCCTGAGGACATTGTACTGAGTGAAGTAAGGACACAAAaggggggccaggcgcggtggctcacacctgtaatcccagcactttgggaggtcgaggcaggcagatcatttgaggtcaggagttcaaaaccagcctgaccaacatggtgaaatcccatctctactaaaaatacaaaaattagtcaggtgtggtggtgtgcacctgtaatcccagctacttgggagactaaggcaggagaattgctggaacctgggaggcagaggctgcagtgagccgagatcgcactgctgcactccagcctgggtgacagagtgagactctaactcaaaaaaaaaaaaaaaaaaaaaaaaagactagtccTGTGTGATTCCACTCTTATGTGGCCCCTGGAGCAGTCAGAGTCATAGAGACAGGGGATAGGGAGGGAGAACGTGGAGCTGGTGTTTCATGGGACACAGCTTCTGTCTGGGAACATGGAAAAGTTCTGGaagtggatggtggtgatggctgcacaacaacgTGAATGCACTTCATGCCCCGGAACTCTGTGCtgaaaaatggctaagatggGCACATCGATGTTtgtgcattttaccacaataaaacagGAGCGTGTGTGCCCAGCGGCAGCCACTCCCCGCACCATGGCGTTCCTGGGACACTGTGGCGATGGCGGGTCACGCTGACTCAGTCCACAGGCCTCACGCTGTTTACATACGAAGCATGAGCCCCGCCAATCCCCATAACTAGAGTGGCATCTCATTATACCCACcatcttacagatggggaaactgaggcacagggaggtaggttacttgctcaaggccacacacaGCAGTGGAGCCAGGGCTGGTAGGTGAGTTGGAGCCCCTAGTCTGCACTCGGCCGTAGGCTGTTCTTGCCTCCTcctggaggtgggagggaaagcGGGCAACACCCCCAGGGAGCTTGGGGATGGGAGACGTGGCAGAGGCCTGGGCCCTGGACAGAGCTTGTCTACTCCCTGCCcatcccctcctcctgcccttgcaCCTCACCTGGGGCAGGCCAGTGAGGAGGCTGGCGCGGCTGGGAGAGCAGCTGCT
The Papio anubis isolate 15944 chromosome 17, Panubis1.0, whole genome shotgun sequence genome window above contains:
- the SGSH gene encoding N-sulphoglucosamine sulphohydrolase isoform X3, whose protein sequence is MRRPGPACCALLLVLGLCRARPRNALLLLADDGGFESGAYNNSAIATPHLDALARRSLLFRNAFTSVSSCSPSRASLLTGLPQHQNGMYGLHQDVHHFNSFDKVRSLPLLLSQAGVRTGIIGKKHVGPEAVYPFDFAYTEENGSVLQVGRNITRIKLLVRKFLQTQDDRPFFLYVAFHDPHRCGHSQPQYGTFCEKFGNGESGMGRIPDWTPQAYDPLDVLVPYFVPDTPAARADLAAQYTTIGRMDQGVGLVLQELRDAGVLNDTLVIFTSDNGIPFPSGRTNLYWPGTAEPLLVSSPEHPKRWGQVSEAYVSLLEEKDEAQRGEVSCSGLHS